Within the Pseudomonadota bacterium genome, the region TTGACTTCTCCTATATTCAAACTAAATTTAAAGAAAATTACCAATAATCATAGTATTAAATAAATAATATTTTAATAAAACAGGATATTATGAAAGAAAATATTGAAAATATTGTGATAGGTGCCGGTTTTGCCGGTTTAGTGTGTAGTGGATATCTGGCAAAAGGAGGGCAGAAGACTTTGCTGCTCGAAAAGGGGCCTGTTGTTGGCGGACGGGCGGCAGCGCACAGCTTTAACGGATACAATATAGTCATGCACCTACCGCTTATCATGACAACGCTCAACAATGGCGGAGGTTATGGTTGGGCAAATGCTGCGAAAGACTTTGGCGCAAACATACGCTATCACACCAGCCGGGAACCGCGAATTTATTTCAAAGGTTCCAAAAAAACTTTTATGACGGTTCCTAAATGTCTGACTACAGATGCAGCTGTGGAATGGATGATTGAATTTCTTGATGCGATACGTCCGGATCTTGTCAAAGATGGCCTGAAGCAGGAATTGTGCCCTCTCGTACATGAGATTCTCACAAAGCCTTTCAACGAAATGTGCCGTGAGTGGGATCAGCTTTCGGTAAAACAATGGGTTCAGGCAAGATCTTCAAACCCTTCTGTCAAGTACCTGTTTACCAGTCTCTGGGCAGGCTATGCCTGGACAGGAGATGCAAATTTTACCTGGGAACGTGGTTCCATGGGCAAGGGCGCTGTAATGTTCAGGATATGGATCGGAGGCCAGGGATTGATGAGTGTTGCTATGCCGGATGTGCAAAAGGGCATTTGTGAACCAATTGCTGATGCAATTACCAAAAACTTCGGATGTGAAATCAGGACTGGCCAGAACGTATCCGAAGTGCTTATAAAAAACGGCAAAGCAATTGGTGTAGTGATAAAGCACGAAAAAAAATCAGACGAAATCATAAAAGCCAGGCGGGTCATACTGGCAACAACATGGCTTGACTACTTTAACCTGTTCAAGATTATGCCGGCTTCACTTGCAGATACTCTTCGTTTACCTATGAATCAGAAAATGGGCGGAGTTTTTCTTATAACAGGCCTAAATGAATCGATACCTCTTGATGGAGCTTTTTTTATGGTTTACGATCCTGAGACGGGTTCCACCATACAGGGAGGATGCGCACAGAACATAGAACAGCCCTGGAATGTTCCGGCAGGTAAACAACTAGTCTGGTCGTACTCGATCAGGTCTGAGGAAGAATTTAACAGGCTTGGTTTGGAAGGTATAACTGCTGAGATGAATGAGAACTTTGAAGAAATCTATCCCGGTTTCAAAAAAGCCATCGAGTTTCAGACACCTCCCAAAGGCGCTGTACACCCTTCACATTACGAGTTCAGTTCACTTCCCAAAATCGGACAGAAATCACCGGATGTTAAAGGGCTTTATTTCTGTGGTGAGGCAACCTGGCCTATGTATGGTCAGATTACCGATGGTACCGCCAGTACCGGTGTCTCAGTAGCTAACATGATCTTATGTACTGATAATCCCTTTGGTAGAATATAATAATTGGCTACAATATAATTAATGTGCAAAACAAGGGACGCATCACACTTATAAATTTACTTATCAAAAAGCAAATATTTATTTGCCTTTGCGAGTTTCTCGCCACGTATTACAGATTTGCTAACAGCTGTTACTGTTATATTCAACAAATTCGCCATCTCCCAAAATCCTCTCAACACCCTTCTCAAAAGCCTTTGCCATCAATACACTATGGCCGCAGTATGGATAATTTTCCAATCTTGCTAAATCAGGAACAAGTCCGGCCCTAAGAGGGTTTAGATGGATGTAGCGCACCAGTTCCAATAAGTAAGAGTTTTCCTGGCATAAAATAGATTTGTAGCGGTTTTGAAACAGATGTCCGGATCTGCGGTGTCTGCGGTTGTACCAAAGTGCGTATCCGGTAAAAAGCCGTCAGAACTTATAAAAAATGCCAATCCGTTCTTGCAGAGACCTTGAGAATACCCCCCTCCGAAACAACAAATAAAATATATCGGAACAATATCAATAAAAGAATTAAACTCCCTTAATCTTATTGTAAAAGTCTCTATTGATTTCTTTGAAAAATTTGATACTTTGCAATAGGTTAAAAAATCATTTATCTTTTCTTCAAGCATTGGAAAACCTCCTTTATATAGAGAAACTTTTGTGTTTGTGAGTTTCCCAATGCTTTTAGAATAAAATTGCAATATTATCACCATGGATTGCGCTGACCGCTGGGTTTGTAGGTTGGACGATAAAGACAGCATCAAGCTAAGTGAATGGTGAAGGGAGAAATATGGGTACAAAAATTGATAAACATGGCTACTGGTATGCCATCCATCGTATAAGCCTTATCCTTGTGTATGCGGTGATTCTCTTTGTTGCAGCTGGTACCGTTCATTGGGTACGGGGTTGGATCTGGATCATTTCCACATTAGTTTTGGAAATCATTATGCTTGTTATACTCGCTCAACGAGTCCCGGAAACGCTCAATCATCGTGGAACTTCGCATAGCGGTGTAAAGACATTTGATAAACTGTTCACATTATGCTGGATGGTTATCCAGGAGCTGATTGCGCCTGTTGTCGCAGGTATGGACTGGCGTTTTGGATGGTCTGGCATGTCTCTTACAGCGCTATATATCGGGTTTGGTCTCTTGGCTCTAACGTGGCCATTCGGTACATGGGCTATGATCACAAATGCACATTTCGAACAATTCGTACGCATACAAAATGATCGCGAACATCAAGTTGTTACAACGGGACCATACAGTATCGTTCGACATCCCGGATACGCATCCTATATCATATTTTTAGCAGCAATGCCCTTGATCCTGGGTTCCTGGTGGACATTTTTTCCTGCCGGTGCGTTGATGCTATTGTTCACTATCAGAACCGCTCTTGAGGATCGCACTCTCCACAAAGAATTGGAAGGTTATAAGGCATATGCTGAGGAGACCCGCTATAGGCTTCTGCCTGGCATATGGTAGGGGAATATCGGGAACGTTCTTTAGTTATATAGTTTCTATCAGATATCTTTCTTAGCATGTTACTATAAAGGAAATTAAAAAAGAAAGAAGCGTATTCAGGGGTAGTATTAGGTGCGTATTAAACTAGTAAACTTAATTTGCAAATAAGATACAAACTGCTTTGGAATTAGACGCTATGCGATTTTCCCTGATTTGGAGTGGCTTGGTATGGAACTAAGAAAAAGTTGTATCATTCGTACTTTCTAAAAAACAATAAACCCGACCGAACGATAACACGCAGCCCAGCGTGTTATCGTTGCGGTAGCCGGATAAAATCATGAAAAAAATTATTCCATTGGTATTATTTTTTCATTGAGAAAATCCAAGGATCAAAGTAAGAAGCGCGGACCTTTCAAAACCTGAAACATTGTATGAATGTCTTGATGGTGCTGATGCAATAGTTCATTTTGCAGGAGTACTGTTTAAGGCTGATCCGGAAAAGTTCCTTTATGAAACAAACATTCAGTATTTTAAAAATCTTATTGGAGTTGCCAAAGAAAAAAATATAAGTAAAGTGATATTAATCAGTTTTCCCCATGTTGAAGGGCCAACCTCAAGAAAGCTGCCTGCCACGGGCAGCTTGGTCGGCAACCCTGTATCTGTCCATGCCAAGACAAGACTTGAGGAAGAAAAATATCTTTTCAATGAAATCGAAAACTCGGTATCGCTTAGGGTGGGAATGGTTTATGGTAAAGGTATTCTGATGATAGATGCTGCAAAATGGTTTGCAAAAAGACATCTGCTTGGTGTTTGGAAGGACCCAACTGAAATTCATTTGATTTCTAAGACTGACTTTTGCAGAGCAGTTGTGGCTGCAATAAGGAAAGAAAATGCAATTGGTGTTTACCATGTCGGTGATGAAGGCAATGATACCTTACAGTCATTTCTCGATTTTGCATGCGATTTATGGGGATGCAGTAAACCATGGCGAATGCCCTTATGGCTCATATATTTTGCTGCTGAAACATTTGAGTTTGTGTCAAGAGTATTTGGATCTAAAAGTCCATTGACCAAGGACTTCATAGACATAGGGCGGGTATCTTATTATGGAGAAACCTCCCGGTTTAGGAGTGAATTGTTGCCGGAGTTAAAACATCGGCATATTTATGAAGGCATTGAAGAAATGAAGGCGTAAAATTATTTCAGGCGGATTAGACCTATTGCCACTGTCAAATACGTAATAAATATCTATAAAAAAGGGTAAAAAATTTGGCTGACGAAAAACCGGAAATTGATTCAATAGCAATTAATGAGGCGCAGCTTGTTTTGGCGGAAAAGCGCACGTCATTATCCGTAATGCGAACAGGAATAGCAGTATTGGCTTTACCATTGTCTGTGGTTAGCTTTCTGATAGCTACTTCAAAATATTATGATATCCTTAATGTATTATATCTGCTCGTTCCATTAGGTGCATTTAGTCTTGCCCTGATTGTTTTTGGTGCTTACCTGATTGTTCGTTCCATAATCCGAATGCGACATTATGATCGCCTTATTCATGAAATTAAGATCAATCATAGTGTGATTGGAAAATATATAGATTAATTATGAAGTTATTACACAATCCATATAGTCGAATACTATTTATTATACTTCACTTGAAAAAAGTGGCGCAAAATCTTCCCAGCATAAATAGCCCAAGTGCTGTGCCTTAAATCTTGTGGCTACAATTTCTCATTTTGCAAGGAAACAAAAAAAAAATGAAAAAATTATTAATTTACTTTGCAGCCGGGTGTTTGGGAGCTTTAGCGAACAGCCTGGTTGTTTGGCTGTTCGGTGATTTAGGGATAAGTAAATCTTTGGGAGTTTCAATTGCTCCTGCTTTAACTTCGGGATGGTTATATCCTCGTATAGTCTGGGGGGGTATCTGGGGGCTGATATTTTTCCTGCCTATGTTAAGTTCCAAACCATTTTCCAAAGGGACTTTACTGAGTCTTTTTCCGACAATGGTTCAATTGTTTGTCGTTTTTCCCTATAAAGCAAATAAGGGTATTGCAGGCCTTGATCTTGGGCTTTTAACACCGGCACTGGTTTTTTTGTTTAATTGGATTTGGGGAGTTGTCACGTCTTTAACAATCAGGTATTCGAAGTAAAGGAGTATATATTATTATGAAGCTGACTGTTTTTGGAGCAACCGGTTTAAGTGGAAGAATACTTACGAGACAAGCGCTTGATGAAGGTTATAAAGTAA harbors:
- a CDS encoding FAD-binding protein; the encoded protein is MKENIENIVIGAGFAGLVCSGYLAKGGQKTLLLEKGPVVGGRAAAHSFNGYNIVMHLPLIMTTLNNGGGYGWANAAKDFGANIRYHTSREPRIYFKGSKKTFMTVPKCLTTDAAVEWMIEFLDAIRPDLVKDGLKQELCPLVHEILTKPFNEMCREWDQLSVKQWVQARSSNPSVKYLFTSLWAGYAWTGDANFTWERGSMGKGAVMFRIWIGGQGLMSVAMPDVQKGICEPIADAITKNFGCEIRTGQNVSEVLIKNGKAIGVVIKHEKKSDEIIKARRVILATTWLDYFNLFKIMPASLADTLRLPMNQKMGGVFLITGLNESIPLDGAFFMVYDPETGSTIQGGCAQNIEQPWNVPAGKQLVWSYSIRSEEEFNRLGLEGITAEMNENFEEIYPGFKKAIEFQTPPKGAVHPSHYEFSSLPKIGQKSPDVKGLYFCGEATWPMYGQITDGTASTGVSVANMILCTDNPFGRI
- a CDS encoding isoprenylcysteine carboxylmethyltransferase family protein — protein: MGTKIDKHGYWYAIHRISLILVYAVILFVAAGTVHWVRGWIWIISTLVLEIIMLVILAQRVPETLNHRGTSHSGVKTFDKLFTLCWMVIQELIAPVVAGMDWRFGWSGMSLTALYIGFGLLALTWPFGTWAMITNAHFEQFVRIQNDREHQVVTTGPYSIVRHPGYASYIIFLAAMPLILGSWWTFFPAGALMLLFTIRTALEDRTLHKELEGYKAYAEETRYRLLPGIW
- a CDS encoding NAD-dependent epimerase/dehydratase family protein; its protein translation is MKVRSADLSKPETLYECLDGADAIVHFAGVLFKADPEKFLYETNIQYFKNLIGVAKEKNISKVILISFPHVEGPTSRKLPATGSLVGNPVSVHAKTRLEEEKYLFNEIENSVSLRVGMVYGKGILMIDAAKWFAKRHLLGVWKDPTEIHLISKTDFCRAVVAAIRKENAIGVYHVGDEGNDTLQSFLDFACDLWGCSKPWRMPLWLIYFAAETFEFVSRVFGSKSPLTKDFIDIGRVSYYGETSRFRSELLPELKHRHIYEGIEEMKA